The Salvia miltiorrhiza cultivar Shanhuang (shh) chromosome 1, IMPLAD_Smil_shh, whole genome shotgun sequence genome has a window encoding:
- the LOC131005974 gene encoding uncharacterized protein LOC131005974 isoform X2 has product MSGAPDFFYREAQRLGYVARSAFKMQKQYKIISPGGSVLDLGCAPGAWLQVACQNLGPLEKGGTVVGIDTKKVKVPPLHCDSRVKTVCGDVMKLPREKVRALSPKQKGFSVILSDMCPLVSGITTRDAALSAELGMRALDLAVGKAAVDHTLHDAPQEVQSDSSGSAPDTGRLLKPGGHLIIKLLESEDVKEFNQICKPLFRKASWLRPKATRSCSREIYLICQGLL; this is encoded by the exons ATGAGCGGAGCTCCTGATTTCTTCTACAGAGAAGCTCAGCGCCTTGGTTATGTTGCTCGCTCTGCTTTCaag ATGCAGAAGCAGTACAAGATCATAAGCCCCGGCGGTTCTGTTCTCGATCTAGGCTGTGCTCCCGGTGCTTGGCTTCAG GTGGCATGTCAGAATTTAGGTCCATTGGAGAAGGGCGGAACAGTTGTGGGGATTGATACTAAG AAGGTGAAGGTGCCGCCCCTCCACTGCGATTCGAGGGTTAAAACTGTTTGTGGTGATGTTATGAAGCTACCAAGAGAGAAAGTTAGAGCACTCTCCCCTAAG CAAAAGGGGTTCTCCGTCATCCTGTCCGATATGTGCCCCTTAGTTTCTGGAATCACGACTAGGGACGCAGCTCTATCTGCAGAACTGGGGATGCGGGCGCTTGATCTAGCAGTCGGAAAGGCCGCGGTTGATCACACATTACACGACGCGCCACAGGAAGTTCAATCAGACAGTTCTGGCTCAGCCCCGGACACCGGCCGTCTGCTAAAACCAGGAGGCCACCTTATCATTAAGCTTCTTGAGAGTGAAGATGTAAAAG AGTTCAACCAAATATGCAAGCCACTCTTTAGAAAGGCGTCGTGGTTGAGGCCTAAAGCAACCAGATCATGCTCCAGAGAGATCTATCTAATCTGCCAGGGCCTGCTTTAG
- the LOC131005974 gene encoding uncharacterized protein LOC131005974 isoform X1, translated as MSGAPDFFYREAQRLGYVARSAFKLIQMQKQYKIISPGGSVLDLGCAPGAWLQVACQNLGPLEKGGTVVGIDTKKVKVPPLHCDSRVKTVCGDVMKLPREKVRALSPKQKGFSVILSDMCPLVSGITTRDAALSAELGMRALDLAVGKAAVDHTLHDAPQEVQSDSSGSAPDTGRLLKPGGHLIIKLLESEDVKEFNQICKPLFRKASWLRPKATRSCSREIYLICQGLL; from the exons ATGAGCGGAGCTCCTGATTTCTTCTACAGAGAAGCTCAGCGCCTTGGTTATGTTGCTCGCTCTGCTTTCaag TTGATTCAGATGCAGAAGCAGTACAAGATCATAAGCCCCGGCGGTTCTGTTCTCGATCTAGGCTGTGCTCCCGGTGCTTGGCTTCAG GTGGCATGTCAGAATTTAGGTCCATTGGAGAAGGGCGGAACAGTTGTGGGGATTGATACTAAG AAGGTGAAGGTGCCGCCCCTCCACTGCGATTCGAGGGTTAAAACTGTTTGTGGTGATGTTATGAAGCTACCAAGAGAGAAAGTTAGAGCACTCTCCCCTAAG CAAAAGGGGTTCTCCGTCATCCTGTCCGATATGTGCCCCTTAGTTTCTGGAATCACGACTAGGGACGCAGCTCTATCTGCAGAACTGGGGATGCGGGCGCTTGATCTAGCAGTCGGAAAGGCCGCGGTTGATCACACATTACACGACGCGCCACAGGAAGTTCAATCAGACAGTTCTGGCTCAGCCCCGGACACCGGCCGTCTGCTAAAACCAGGAGGCCACCTTATCATTAAGCTTCTTGAGAGTGAAGATGTAAAAG AGTTCAACCAAATATGCAAGCCACTCTTTAGAAAGGCGTCGTGGTTGAGGCCTAAAGCAACCAGATCATGCTCCAGAGAGATCTATCTAATCTGCCAGGGCCTGCTTTAG